The segment tgacagattgattgttttcatgttcttcttcttcttcttatttgtCATGTAGAAAATTCAAATATGTTACCGGTAATGTCATTTAAATAAAGTCAGCACGCTCGGGTTTAAAATTTTACCGCACAACAATTCATCCTCTGTTTCATTCAATCAAGCTATACCCGGTTTACAGGGTTTACAGCGACAGTTCGTACCCGGTACGCACTGACAGTTCGGTGCACAACAACAATCCCAGCTGGCTCCTCTCTCTCAGATTTCAAccattaaatgaaattttcaatattccgATTTTCAGCCTTTTTTCTAGTTAACTCGTCCAAAATATATTCGTTACCCTATCAACCAGGTTTTTCTACATTGCTGGCATCACTGTTCACAGGCGCTGCGTTTGTCAGATTTATTTCCCTCTTTCTTTTTCTTATACAAAAACATCAACAACTTTTGTCAATGCGAGTTCAAGTGgtgcaaaaattcaaaatatgcAGAAAGCAAACAAATTCTTGTAAAATTCGTATCGTTTACAAAGTAAACTGCTATTGGTAAATTACTTTCTGCTATGAAGAAACTGTTAAAGTGTATACGAAGCATTGTGAAATACCATAAATAATGGAATCGCCCGTAGCTTCGGTATTGGACTTCTCGTCCTTCGTAAAAGAATTAAGCCAAAGTCCGCTAGCCGATTACGCGATCAGTGCCAACAGCAGCAGGAACTGCTGTGAAGCGGATTCGTTTCTGTCTAAGAAATTTGAAGGTGCAATGCAAAAATTGATTTGCAATTACGAATTAGATGATGATAATACTGTGGCAACAGACACTTGCACCAAGGGTAAGTTATTTAGTATAAGCAGTTTAGTAAATAAAAGCAACTTTGTGGTTAATTTTAGGTAATACACAAAAAGCTAGTGCCTTCTGCGATAAAGAGAACCACAACGAATCACTAGCAACAACTGTGGACTTCGACGAGGAACCGCTCGAACTAACCGGTGAAGAGTTTGATGAAAGTGGCGAAGGCAGCTCCGATGAGCAACAACACTCTAGATCATTGTCTCTATCGTATTCGCTTTCGTTTTCTCATGCACAAGAAAACTTCTCCCAGTACTCACAAAGTACGGATAAAGGACTCTCCAAGCGCTACGATTCACCATGCTCGTACGAGGATGATCGAGAATCCGAATGCAGCAACTTTGATAAGCTGGACGATTGGAATGATTTTATCAGCGATATGCAGAACAACAATGGGGCGGACGCTGCTAGTCGTGATTTCAGAGAATATTACGACGAATACGTAGCCGGTAAAGGACAGCCAGGACCTTCTACCGATCGAACAGGAATGAGTGATGATAGCACCTACTGCGAAATCGAAACTAAAGAGTCGTCCAACCTTTGCGGAAAGACTGAAACGATGGTGGACGCTGTACCCAGAATTATACCAGGTATGTTGTATGGTAAAACCGTTTAACGTTGCTTTGTTATTACATGGACAATTACCTACTAAAGCCAAACTTTCTGAATTTGCAGGGCAGCAGACATCTTCTATTGAAAAATGTCGAAGTTTCTTGGAATATCGTAACCCAAGCAACGAAATGGAAGATGATCTAATGGCGATAGAAGAGGACGTGGCAGAGCTATCTCTGGGACATTCTTCATCATTTAAACGGAAGTTCCGCTATGACGACTGCGAAGACTACGAATACGAAGTAACCACCTTGATCACGGAGAAATTCCACAAAACGGACTTTGTGCCGGATCATGGTAGCCACGAACCGATTTCCCTCATTGATGATGAACAGTTTGCTCGATTGACGAACGTAGAATCCATCTGTAAAACGCCTATACCAAGCCAACATGTAAAATCTGACGTGCACTGTGGGGAATCAATCACAGATGATCCAGCTGTCTTACTAGATGATGAAGAAGAAGCGGCTGTAGCAACCACCCCTACTCATCAACGAATGTTCGAAAACACTACAGATGACATAAAGGCCAGTCAAAAGCCGTATAATAAAGCCAAAAACAAATATTCCAAAAATGATGCTCCAACGGCACGAAGTGCAATACGACCAGTTATCGACCTACAAGCCGTTGATAGCAGTTCCGCACATCAACGTGTAAATTTAAACACAGATTTGATACCAAAAGCGGATGTTCAAAGTAATTTTCAGTAGATCTTGATTTCGTTGAGCCGTTGATCGTTGCTTTACCTAACTTTATGTGAttttatttgattgaaatttgttttgtatTAACTCAAGTCAATTTTTATGTGAAGGTTCTAACTTTAGACAGAACACAATCGAATGTAAAACTTCTCAACAAGCTCTAGTcttgaactttggtttttacGCAAAACAGGTCTTGAATAAGCATAAGATTTAGTTCGTAAGTTGGATGCAGGAAATAAGGACTGGAAAGCAAAAATTCGAAGTCACATTTTTAAACTATAAGGTGTGTGCTGTGCTCAAAGAAATATATACCTGCCTGTAGGTAGAAATTCGATTTTCTTATATAATAATTAATCAGTCTTCGTGATAAACGAACAATACCAAAAAAAACCGCTAGCAAATACTATGACATAATGTAGTAATTGACTTTCAAACTTGACAATTAGAAACCATTACCTGTAATTTACCTGAAAAATACTAGTGGCAGAGAAACATTGACCCAAAGTATCAGAAATATTACTTACAAGACATGAAACAAAGAAGAAACAGCAAAGATGTAGTTAAATATACCATCTGTATAAATATTATTTCGTATATGTAATGAAAGAAAACCAGACCAACCTATTTAGCATAATTTGACACGCTCCAAAACTTTAGTACTTTAGTACTTTTAGTACTTCGTCAATTCGTCCAACTATAAGATGAAACGGAATGCCCCTTAGGGATGAATGTTGCGTGTTTGAACCAGTTTTACTTATTTTATAAATAGCTtgttggggtcagtcccggcgtagtggtcagcattcacgccgaggacccgggctcaaatcccatccccacagaagtcacgaatgacataagctgttaaagtgactataatctaacaaaaaaaatgtttcgaaatattttacatTATCCTTATGTCGCGTTTTTCGCGAATTTGTGAATTAACGCAATTTTTACGCGGATTTGAAATTTACGCGAACTTCGAAACTATCGCTATTTCGAAATTAACGCAGTAagtatttatattaaatttgcttttacgcaaatttcagcATGCTCGTACGCTTAGCGCGGTTTTACACAGAAAACGtgtttttaaaaaattccagaatttacgctattttactcaatttcagtttttaagtgttttttacgcgattttggaAAGCAGTATAAAAATCAACTTTAGTATAATGAAATAGCATAACACAAAGAAGAAAACCAATTAATCCCAAGAATAAATGCATAAcaagcaattttaaaatttgtgtgagtaaaaatttatatattatttaattcaaattatgtaaaagcaaaaattttgttttgtatttgatATTTACCATATAAACcgcaaaaaaaccaaaattttcaaAGTATGAAATCTGGCAGCTCTGGCTGACTCGATGTCGACGAGGTCGACGATGTCGACGGTCGACGCATCACTGCCAGGCTGGCTGCCGCTATCTCTGCCAGCATTTATTACCGATCAGCTGGACGTCGACTTTGGCGcgtatttttagatatttttttttaacaaagaataACAGTTGTATTTCGTATACTCCGTTATTTTTGCGAATCATTTGGAAACCTTTTAAGTGACCGGCCAACACCTTAGCTCTCGCAATGTCCAGAATCACTCGCCGTAGCATTCTTAGCAACAGAACCAGTGAATTAAGCGAAAGTGCGAAGCTTGCAGTGGAGACCGAAGAAAATACGACACCTCGACGGCGACGAGTTCGCCCAAAGCAAGAGGATCCCCTTGTCGAAAAGGAGAACGAATGTTCACCCAGAAAGCAAACCAAAAGTGTCCGTGGACCGGACTGCGAAACGATTAGCGTAAAAGCGGTGGGATGTTTACCGGAAAGGGAACGAGAAACCGAGGAACTAGCCACATACATTGAAGACGTTTTAGCGGAAAACGGATCGGGTAGTTTATATATCAGGTAACAGCTTTATACGGTTTAGAAATGCTTCGTTATAAACATGAAATTGTCATTTTCAGTGGTCCTCCAGGTACAGGTAAAACGGCTACACTCACGAAGATAATCAGTGATCGCAATTTGGCCTGCAAAATCAAGATGGTTTATGTTAACTGTACTTCGATGAGTAGTGCTGGTAGTATCTATAGAAGAATATGTGAGGAACTGCAACTGCATGCTGCAGGAGGAACAGAAAAGCACTATCTTAGCGCCATCGAAGAACATCTGAAGAAAAAACATAAAACCATCATGCTTGTTCTGGATGAAATTGATCAACTAGCTACTAGTAAGCAAACCGTATTATACAACATTTTCGAATGGCCAGCCAAACGTAACTCAAAACTTATACTGGTTGGTGTAGCTAACGCTCTTGATCTGACTGATCGGTTACTGTCCCGACTCCAAGCCCGTTGCGAACTAAGACCACACCTAATTCAATTTCTGCCATACACAAAGCCCCAGCTAGTAAACATCCTTAAAAGTAGCCTAGAAAATAATGATTCCAGTGAGCTATTTAATGAGGCAGCCCTTACACTGCTAGCGGCCAAAGTTGCTTCGACATCCGGAGATGCTCGTCGAGCTTTACTTTTGGCTAAAAGTCTGGTGGAATCAACCGACAAGGAGCACCGTCAGATACGAAAAGCAGCTGCCAAAGCCAACCCAGCAGAAACTCCAACAAAACCCGCTTCGCCCCCGAAAGTAGTTCAAATCAAGCAAGTGATCAATACTCTCAATCATGTTTACGGATCGACACAGAACATGGACGACGATGCCGCCTTTCCACTGCAGCAAAAGCTACTTATCTGTTCATTGCTGTTAATTCTTAAAGTTAGCAAAAGTAAAGACGTAACGGTTGGAAAACTACATCAGGTCTATAAAACGGTTTGCTCCAAGCAGAACCTACACTCAGTTGATCAAACTGAATTTCTGAATCTCTGCTCGTTGGTCGAAACGCGTGGGGTTCTACGATTGCAAGGTAAGAAAGAACCCCGCTTAAACCGGGTCCTACTGCAATGGGACGAAGACGAGATACATAACGTACTCAATGACAAGCAGTTGATCGCCAGCATTCTCAGTGATACAACTTGCGTAGGAAAATGAGCTAGCAAGACTGCATTTTAACTTTAGTTATTTATGTTTACAATATCACTACTTAAGCAGTAAGCATTTGTTGAATAAACGAGATTGTTGTGCTAAAGCATGGTGCTTTCATTCTGAACGAGATTGCCAAGAAGCCCTGTTTTATGCAGGCGTACAGAACCTAGGATAGCACAATGATAGGTTTCGCATGCCTTACATAAAACATTTTAATCAGGTTTTTTATGTGGTTCCCTATTTCACGCTAATGGAACTAACTGTATTGTACTTGTGTACGCCAGATAAATTAAGGACTTGGTTTAAAGGTATGATTCGAATATGGATCCAATAATAATGCTATTAATCCCTATGTAAGAATCAATCTAGTAGCCTCTTTCTAATATTTCTTAAAGTCATTAATTTTTCATCGCCATATTGCAACAGCAGCTCCGATGCACATTTGATATCCACTTCCTCCGTGCTCAATTTCAACAGCAAAATGCAAGACAATACAGCAATACAGGTTAGAGAAAAGATTAGCTTacgatttaaaattttaatttctaaaaTATACCAATTTTAGCCACCCCCGAAGGCTGCCAAAAAGAAAATTGTAATTATGGAGCCCCACGAAGAATCCGGAGTTGAAAAGCGACGGGAAGGTGGCAAACGATACGTACGcaaatgtttaatttttttcgaaaaaatatacCTAATTAAAGATTTTTGTTCACAGCGAAAATCAATTTTCCCCGGTTTTCGTGACAGTATCATGATGGACAGTCGGATGTCAATGTTCGCCGGTGAGGTATTAGTCAATCTACTTTAATTTCGTTTTCAAGAATATAGCTTGTCTAGCTCTAATCTCTTAGATATACCGTCAATCGTCGGTGGCCGCATTTGGTCGAATGATGGACGCCGCGTTTCCGTCTTTACCGTCACAACGATTCACCAGTCGTAGAAGTACCATGGTAAGCTATCTGTCCTGCTCAATCTGATCGCCACGTGACCAATAGAAACTGCTTCGGTTTCCAGTACTTGACGCCCCGCTTTCAAAACACTTACCGACTGGAATCACGACATCCTTTCAAGAGAGAAAAAGTCGAACACATAGTCGATCGCTATCTTAGAAATTTTCTGGATGACCACAAGTACAACCCTAAACGGGCTAAACGCTTGGCCGAGGATATGAGTGTGGAATTGAAGAATCTTATCAAATTTTGCAACTACGATCGCTATCGGGTGCTTTCCGTGGTTACGATTGGGGACAAAACTTCGCAGGATTTCAAGTGCGTAATGCGATTCGTGTGGGATGCCGAAAAGGATGGCTATATAAATTTTGCATATGAAACACCGACTTATTTTGTAATTGCTACGATTTTCGCCGTGTATTATGAATAGCTTATATGTGTTCAGTTTAAAATACTGTACTAAACTTTGTTTATTATACATATTTACTTTACTGGATCTACTGGTTTTTACGAGATGTTCAGTTCATGGTTCACACGTAGTCGCGAGTCTTCGTCTTCCGTCTGTACTACATTGTACCTGTGCTTTTGTTTGAAAACGGGGAGGGTCCTCAAGTCCGCAACGAATAGTGATGGTCGTTCGATACATCGATAACCTTGTAGGGAATgtaccgagttagatgaatcaacgtaaaaataaatctgatgaaactgaattatttgcttcagtgtaactgaaagtctcTCGCATGTGTTGCGAGAATTCATCGTACGAACGATGAGGGAAACAGAGAAATCAAgaaatcgttcaatatgagacttacgcatactgggGCATGTTATATTATGCTCGAagcaaaaagtcagtttttggacgaacgtagactttatcGGTTGTTGTTGCTCTGTCGTCCGAAAGGTTCGGTTAACAGTGACTTACACTGACGGATACTACATTGGCGCAGAAGGAAAATGCTCCCAAAGAGTGAGTATAGTTTCTGgttaaattattcagtgaataattggtggcgtctggcaaacgccTGTTTGAAACGGAACGAAAGACGTTTGTGCGCGTCTGTTTGGTTTGTGTACGCATGCTTCGTGCGCCTCTGAGAAGGCAGAATAATTTATTGaaatacgctggtatgcgtagattGAACGCCTCTGGGAGGGCTATTAAAAACGCTCGTGTGCGTTTGAATCGCTTGGTTGCGATATCTCCTCTGAGCGGGACTTATAGTAATTCGCTTGGGCGCGTCTTACTTTATTGAAATACGTTGGTATGCGTATATTGAACGCCTCTGGGAGGGCTATTAAAAACGCTCGTGTGCGTTTGAATCGCTTGAGTGCGATATCTCCTCTGAGCGGGACTTATAGTAATTCGCTTGGGCGCGTCTTACTTTATTGAAATACGTTGGTATGCGTATATTGAACGCCTCTGGGAGGGCTGTTGAAAATCGCTCGTGTGCGTTTGaatcgcttgtgtgcgataGCTCCATTGAGAGGAACTTTCTTGATTGTGTGCGTCTACAGTCTACAGTGTAATTTAGATATTGgtaactaaagcttgatttTCACAACACATTGTGGCATGAGTTTGTAGCGAAAACGATGATAttgaaaatagaaatggaaatggcgataaagaaaatgaaaattataatgGAATGTTGAAAATGATTATAATTATGAAAATGATGGAGATGATGAATATGGTAATGATGGTAATAACGAAAATTGTAATGGAAACGAAAATGTTGCAAATGATTATGGAAATGACGGAAATGATAATGACGAGAATAAAGTTGATAATGACGAATATAATGAAAGTGATGACGAATACGATGAAGGCGAGTCGAATATGATGAttgaaatgacgaaaatgatgattatATTTACGAAGATGATGAAGGGGATGACGAATACGATAAAATGTGttaacgaaaatgatgatagaaatgacgaaaatgatgatgaaaataatgaTGGTAGTGAcggaaatgatgatgataatgacgaaaatgaagaTGGAAACGACAAAAACGGAAACGGTAAAGACCAGAATTTTAATGGTAACGAAGATGATAATGACGAATTAAAGGTGATGAATACGATGAAGGTGGTGACGAGAATGATGAAATTAAAGATGGTgatgaaaaaaattatgatgGTAATGTCAAAAAACGATGTTGGTAGTGACGAAAATAACGATGGAAttgacaaaaatcaaaataatgaggaaaatgatgatgataacgaaaatgaaaatggtCATGATGAAAATGCTGATGGAAATGACGAAAACGATGATGGAaacgatgaaaataaaaatgggaaTAATGATGGAAACTACGGAAATTAAGATGGCAATGACAAAATCGATggtaatgatgaaaattgtaatggaagcaaatttattACAATGACGAATATAACGAAGGTGATGACGAATacgatgaagatgatgatgaaaatgacgAGAAAGAcggaaatgacgaaaatgatgataacTAATTATGAAAATGATAGGTATGACAAAAATGATAGTAATGACAAATATAATgatgttaaggtgaaattagcagtcatcgattctgccaatttcaaaagcagtttttttgtttgaaacacggattctgttcatgaaaatctattcgctgtgttcagtttggcaagaagaatgcagtatttagatTTTTACAATCAGAACTccgcttttgggtccaaaaactgcttccgaaattgagctCTCTGACGAAAAcgtaatgactgctagtttcccgttaataacGAGAATAATGATGGTGATGACGTAAATTATAGCgatgatgacgaaaatgacaacgatgatgataatgaaattttttaagaTAATTTTTCAATGGAGTAGAAAAGAGGGTGAATGTAGGGAATgtaccgagttagatgaatcaacgtaaaaataaatctgatgaaactgaattatttgcttcagtgtaactgaaagtctcTCGCATGTGTTGCGAGAATTCATCGTACGAACGATGAGGGAAACAGAGAAATCAAgaaatcgttcaatatgagacttacgcatactgggGCATGTTATATTATGCTCGAagcaaaaagtcagtttttggacgaacgtagactttatcGGTTGTTGTTGCTCTGTCGTCCGAAAGGTTCGGTTAACAGTGACTTACACTGACGGATACTACAAACCTCATGCGGTGCCCTCTGTCCAATCTCAGCGTCTTCAAAAATAAAACTCTACTCCACCGCCGCACAACTTTGTACTGCGAAGTCTAAGTTTTCAGAAAAACATAGAAATCAACCAATCCTCAAGTAATATCATACCCCTCGTGTCAatgtcaaattagttcaaattggtttaggtttattatttaaaaaatgtcATCAAACCTATTTGTGGTCTTAATGAATAACTTAGGTGGCTTACCGTCCtatgacaaagcctgttgaacaaagtttctccatgtaactcggttgaaggctaccgctctccGCTCCTCgggcaccgagtactctccgccagatgtcgctccacttggtctaaccatcttgctcgctgcgctcctggtagtcttgggccctattctcacagtcacctcacctcaccttacttcTCTCACGCACCCTATTCTCGCAGTCACCACACCTCACCTAACGACTCcccgtttgatttgtacagtcacccaggtgagcggggTCACCTAGATGactgtgagaatcgcaaattgtcacctcacctgaaaaatttaggtgaggtgactgtgagaatagggccccttgtttctaccggatttgaggcgaacaccgtctttgcagggtagtccggcattcttgcaacatgccccgcTCATCGTATCcgcccagctttagccaccttcgcCATacggttcgccatagagctttgcgagttcatggttcatgctccgcctccatactccgttctcctgtacgccgccgaagaccATTCTTAGCACACGTCCttcaaaaactccgagcactcgcaggtcctcttcgaacattgtccatgtttcatgcccgtagagaacaaccggtctaataatcgTCTTGTACTGggtacgcctccgaatctcacggctggtatcattgtcttaatgaataaaatatagttATAACGCTCTTTAAAGGCGGTACTAGtcaaattaaaatcgaataGATCCGCAACAGGGTTGAAGCTAGATGACATGAAGAAAATCGGGTCGTGTTGTCCATAGGTGGTATTGCGTTGCGATATGTGCAGGAAAAGTCGTGGTCTGAGTGATCTAACAGGAGCGTATATATTCAAACACTGCAGTATTTCCGGGGAGTCGATTTCGCTGATTAATACTTTTCCAATGAACACAGCTTGGGCAACGAATCTTCTTTATTCCAGTGTTTGCATACCCAGAAGTTGACAGCGATCACTGTAAGTTGGTAGCTGCAAGGAATCGCGCCAAGGTAGGAGTCTCAGAGCAAAACGAACGAATTTTCGTTGCATCGATGCTATTCTAGTAATCCAGGTGCTTTGGTACGGACACCAAACAACATAACTGGTTACGAGTATCGGTCGCACTAAAGAGCAGTGTAACGACTTAAGGCAAAACGGATCCCGGAACTCATTGGCTGTTTTAAAAATGAAACCAAGCTGTCGGTTAGCTTTCGTAACGATTTCACTGTAGTGTACTCTAAACGAAAGCGCATCATCTAGAGAAACTCCTAGGTCACGTACCTGCGTGACTCTACATAGTAGCTGATTGGACATGGTGTAACTGTCTTTTTTATCCGATGGAAGGAGATGCGAATTTCCTttggcaatgttgaatagcagtttttttccatgtgtggacttattactgcgaccagtctagttgatctattgtaatatcgcccgggtgtttgctgtatgacctgcactgcatttcttttagctataatcgctattgaatgagcgatatgcttattaagttttatgcgtgcttgtgtgtattggggtttacccttccttcaaagcttgatctactttaccctcatattcctcgctgccagtactatcccatattatagctgtccctggcgaggactcattcgtacctctgaccagtacacttaactataggagggacatttgcactgtcaagaggcttcagagggtaaaatatagaattcagcatgaaggaagggtaaatggaggggcctgagaataaacccatgctaaagtcacgacatcgaatggcttgattctactaagattcgaacccacgaccactcgcttgtcaaagcagactcgataaccttgcggctacggagccccccttgaATAGCAGTTAGGAAAGACCATcttcttgtcgaagtcccctgcaagAGTCGAATGGGTTTGACAATCCACCggaaattctcacacagcactagaTTCCATCTATCGTAGCCATGAtcagtctagtaagcttacccgttTTCGTTCTGAATTTTCAATAGCTCTTGTCGCTTTAccttatcatatgcggctttgaaatcaatgaacaggtgatgcgtgaggACTTGGAATTcgtggcacttctggaggatctgccgcagggtaaaGATTTGGTTCGTTGTAGAGCGACCCTCAATGAAGTTGGCCTGATAACTTCTATTGGCGCTTGTCGATGGAAGATGGCctgggaaagcactttgtaggcggtattcaggatagtgatttccgctccaatgccatctgaATGGCTtccttaacttcccttatcgatgggggtgg is part of the Sabethes cyaneus chromosome 2, idSabCyanKW18_F2, whole genome shotgun sequence genome and harbors:
- the LOC128737249 gene encoding uncharacterized protein LOC128737249, whose translation is MESPVASVLDFSSFVKELSQSPLADYAISANSSRNCCEADSFLSKKFEGAMQKLICNYELDDDNTVATDTCTKGNTQKASAFCDKENHNESLATTVDFDEEPLELTGEEFDESGEGSSDEQQHSRSLSLSYSLSFSHAQENFSQYSQSTDKGLSKRYDSPCSYEDDRESECSNFDKLDDWNDFISDMQNNNGADAASRDFREYYDEYVAGKGQPGPSTDRTGMSDDSTYCEIETKESSNLCGKTETMVDAVPRIIPGQQTSSIEKCRSFLEYRNPSNEMEDDLMAIEEDVAELSLGHSSSFKRKFRYDDCEDYEYEVTTLITEKFHKTDFVPDHGSHEPISLIDDEQFARLTNVESICKTPIPSQHVKSDVHCGESITDDPAVLLDDEEEAAVATTPTHQRMFENTTDDIKASQKPYNKAKNKYSKNDAPTARSAIRPVIDLQAVDSSSAHQRVNLNTDLIPKADVQSNFQ
- the LOC128736383 gene encoding cell division control protein 6 homolog, with the translated sequence MSRITRRSILSNRTSELSESAKLAVETEENTTPRRRRVRPKQEDPLVEKENECSPRKQTKSVRGPDCETISVKAVGCLPERERETEELATYIEDVLAENGSGSLYISGPPGTGKTATLTKIISDRNLACKIKMVYVNCTSMSSAGSIYRRICEELQLHAAGGTEKHYLSAIEEHLKKKHKTIMLVLDEIDQLATSKQTVLYNIFEWPAKRNSKLILVGVANALDLTDRLLSRLQARCELRPHLIQFLPYTKPQLVNILKSSLENNDSSELFNEAALTLLAAKVASTSGDARRALLLAKSLVESTDKEHRQIRKAAAKANPAETPTKPASPPKVVQIKQVINTLNHVYGSTQNMDDDAAFPLQQKLLICSLLLILKVSKSKDVTVGKLHQVYKTVCSKQNLHSVDQTEFLNLCSLVETRGVLRLQGKKEPRLNRVLLQWDEDEIHNVLNDKQLIASILSDTTCVGK
- the LOC128736384 gene encoding dynein light chain Tctex-type protein 2B, giving the protein MQDNTAIQPPPKAAKKKIVIMEPHEESGVEKRREGGKRYRKSIFPGFRDSIMMDSRRQSSVAAFGRMMDAAFPSLPSQRFTSRRSTMYLTPRFQNTYRLESRHPFKREKVEHIVDRYLRNFLDDHKYNPKRAKRLAEDMSVELKNLIKFCNYDRYRVLSVVTIGDKTSQDFKCVMRFVWDAEKDGYINFAYETPTYFVIATIFAVYYE